The following is a genomic window from Anaerolineae bacterium.
CGGTGAGATCACCGCAGAGATCGCAGAGAACGCAGAGAAGACGCAGAGGAAAGACAAGGGTACATAGAGGGTGGAGAAGAGGGAGTCCTGGGGAGCACGAGAGAGACTGGAACAGATAGACAATCCATCCTTATCTCTGCGGTCTCTGCGGTCTCTGCGGTGAGATGCCTTAACGAACTGACGAGAGAGGTGATCGGCGCGGCGGTGGAGGTGCACCGGGCGCTGGGGCCGGGGCTGCTGGAGTCGGCGTACGAGGCCTGCCTGGCCTACGAGCTGGGGCAGCGAGGGCTCAGGTTCGAGCAGCAGAAGCCGATACCTCTAGTGTACCACCAGGTGGAGCTGGACTGCGGTTACCGGCTGGACCTGCTGGTGGAGGACGCGGTGGTGGTGGAGGTGAAAGCGGTGGAGGGGCTGCTGCCCATCCACACCGCTCAGCTCCTCTCCTACCTCAAGCTGAGCGGCCTCCCGGTGGGGCTGCTCATCAACTTCAACACCCGCGTCCTCAAGGACGGCCTCCGCCGCCTAGTCAACAACTACCCGGAGGGGGAGGTTCACCGCAGAGGCCGCTGAGAGAGGGATTTCACCGCAGAGATCGCAGAGAACGCAGAGAAGACGCAGAGGACAGATAATGAAGGGACGGGGAGTAGGAACAGTGTTGATGGGGCGAGAGACGCTCGAGCAGATGTCCAACCACCCCTTCCTTTCTCTGCGTTTCCTCTGCGGTCTCTGCGATCTCTGCGGTGAAACTCTTCCCCCGGATGAGGTGAGGAGATAGTGCAGAGAGACCGACCGAGGCAGGTGATAGTCCTTACGCGGGACGAGGAGTTGCAGAAGCGGGTGGCAGCGGCGCTGGGCACCGCGCCCGGGTACCACCTCCTCCAGCGCGTCTCCAACATCGAGGCCATCTACAGCCTCGGGGTGCAGGGCGCCCTGGACCTGATCCTGCTGGACTACCGCCTGCATCCGGAGGACCCCCTGGTCCCGGTGAAGGACTTGCACCAGCGACTGGCCGAGGTACCCCTCACCGTGCTGGCCGATCCCCAGGAGGCGGACTACATTCGGCGCGCCCTCCTGGCCGGGGCCAAAGCCTTCCTGCCCCTGCAGTTCGCCCCCGAGAGCCTCACCCAGACCATTGACGACCTCACGCTGGGTGGGATGCGGGGGCCGGGCGGGCGGGCACCGGGCCGGCTGCTCACCGTGTTCAGCCTCAAGGGGGGCGTGGGCCGCACTTTGGTGGCCAGCAACCTGGCCGTGGCCATGCGGGAGGAGAGCAAGGCGCCGGTGGTGCTGGTGGACGGGCAGGCGGCCTACGGGGACGTGGAGATCGCCCTCAACCTCAAGCCTCAGCATACGGTAGCCGAGCTGGTGGCCCAGGTGGAGACGCTGGAGCCGGAGGTACTGGATCACGCCCTGGTGCGGCATGCCTCGGGGCTGCGAGTGTTGGCGTCGCCTGGGGGCACCGCTGCCGCCGATCGGGTGCAGCCGCGGCATCTGAGCGCCATACTGCGGGTGCTGCGGGGTTACTACCCCTGGGTGGTGGTGGACGGCGGGTACTGGATGGACCCGCGCACGGAGCCGGTGCTGGAGGCGAGCGACGTCATCCTGCTGCTGACTACACCCGAGATGACCGCCCTGCGGGCCACTCGGGTGTTCCTGCAGATGGCGCGGGAGCAGCATTACCCCGATGACAAGGTGCGGCTGGTGATCAACCGCTACGACATGACCGCCGGCATCCCGGAGAAGCAAGTGCGGCGGCTGTTGGGGCTGGAGCCATTTGCCCTCCTGGCCGACGATCCGGCGCTGGTGGCTTACTCCCTCAACCGGGGGGTGCCCCTGGTGCAGAGCCACGGCCGCAAGCCGCTGGCGCGGGTACTGCGGCAGATGGCCCACGAGCTGGTGGCCGAGGCGACACCCCGGGCGGCGTCGGCACGAGGTGGGCTCCTCGGGTTGGGGAGGAGCGGGTGATGGCTTCCCTCCTGGGGCCGGTGCTGTTAGCCCTCCTGGGCGATGCCCTGGCGGCCGTGGTGAACTGGGCGGCGGACGTGCTGCCGCCGGGTGACCTCACCCCCGACCCCTCTCCTGAGAGGAGAGGGGAGGCAGATCCGGCTCCCCCTTCCTTCTCAGCGAAGGGGGCTGGGATTCTAGGTTCGCCGGGCGCCCTCCGGGCTGACCGACGGCTACTGGTAGTAGCCGTGGGCCTGGTTGGCGGGGCACTCGCGGGCCACTACCTGGGCCCCACCTGGACGGCGGTGTGGCTGGTGGGGTGGGGGGCGCTCCTGCTGCTGGTGGCGGTGATTGACTTCGAGCACCGATTGGTGCTGAACCGGGTGCTGCTGGCGGCCGGTGCCGTCGCCCTGGCGGCCAGCGCACTGGGAGTGCCGCAGGCGGCGCCGCTAAGGCAGGCGGTGCTGGGCGGGGCCCTGGGATTCGTCGGCTTCCTGGCCATCGCCGCCCTGGGGCGGGGGGCCATGGGCGCCGGCGACGTCAAGCTGGCCGGATTCATCGGCCTGCTCGTGGGATACCCGGCGGTGTTGAACGCCCTATTCGCCGGGATCGTGTTCGGTGGGCTGGCGGCTCTGGCTGCCATCCTGATGGGGCGGGGGCGCAAGTCCACCATCCCCTATGCTCCCTGGCTGGCCCTGGGGGCGATGGTGGCGTTGGTACAGATGGCAGGGTGAGGCGTGAGGCGTGATACGTGATGCGTGATACGTGACGCGTGATGCGTGACTCGTGAGGCGTGAGGTCTGTCACATGTCACTCGTCACGTATCACGCATCACGTATCACGTATCACGCATCACGCATCACGTATCACGTGTCCGATCGAGGTGACGCTTGGTTGAAGTCTGGGTTGACTGGCTGATGTCGCAGCTCTCGGTGGGAGACTCCCTGAGCCGGACGCTGTTGCTGTACGCCGGCGCCATCGCGGGGCTGGCCACGTTCTGTCTCTTCCTGGCCCTGCGCGACTTCATCGGCGTCTACAGTCAGACGTCGGACCGGCTGGAGGAGATCGTGGCCATGGAGGCGGCCGAGGCGGAGGAAGCTCGCTCGCGCCGCAAGCGTCCTGGGATTCTGAGTCGGCTGGTGATGCGGCTCTCTGTGGCCCCGGCCATCGCCCGAGACCTGGAGCGCGCCAACCTGGCCCTCTCGGTGCCGGAGTACGTACTCATCATGGCCGTGTTGGCGGCGACTGGGTTCGTGTTCGGGTTGCTGCGTGGTTCTGTAGTACTAGGGATTATGCTGGCCGGTGTGGCGATAATGGTATTGCGGCTGTGGGTGAGCCGACGGGCCCGGCTGCGCCGGCTGGCCTTTGCCCGGCAGCTGAACGACATCATCAACCTGGTGGTGGGGTCGTTGCGAGCGGGGTATGGCCCGGTGCAGGCGCTCACCATCGTCACTCGGGAGATGCCCGAGCCGGCCTCCGTCGAGATGGGGCGGATCGTGCGGGAGGTGCAGCTGGGGCTGTCGTTGGCCCGGGCGCTGGACAACTCCGTAGAGCGGCTGGACAACGACGACTGGAGCCTGGTGGTGACCTCGATCAAGATCCAATCCGAGGTGGGTGGGAATCTGGCCGAGATCCTGGACACGGTGGGGCACACCATCCGGGAGCGGGTGCGCATCCTGGGCGAGATCCGGGTGCTGACCACGCAGCAGCGGCTCACGGGTTGGCTGCTCACCATCCTGCCCATCGCCCTGGCGGTGATCCTGTACGTGATCAACCCGGAGTACATGAGCGGGCTGTTCACCCCCGGATTGCCCTTCACGCTGGCGGTCATGGGAGTGTTGGGAATTGTCCTGGGCGGCATCGTCATACGTCGAATTGTGGCCATAGACGTCTAGGCTGTGAGGGAGTAGCGCCTTGCCCGAGGCATTGGTCAGCAACTACGGCACCCTTATGGTGGGCGGCTTGACGCTTCTGAGCGTGCTCGCCATCACCATGTCGCTGCGGCCGCGGCGCAACCCGATCACGGAGCGGCTGTTGTCGCACGCGCAGTTCTCGGAGCTGGCGGAGGAGGAACTGCAGCGGCCCTTCTGGGACCGGGCGGTGCTCCCCTTCCTGCGCAGCTTGCTGGGGCTGCTCGGGCGCCTGTCCCCGCGGGGCAACGTGGAGGCGCAGAGGCGACTCCTGCTGCTGGCTGGCAACCCGGGCAACTTGAGCGTGGTGGACTTCCTGGGGGTGAAGCTGCTGCTGGCGGGGCTGTTCTTCGGCTTGGCGCTTATGTCGGTGGCCAACACTCCCGAGCTCTCGCTGCAGAGTCTCCTCATCCTGGTAGCGGCGCCGGCCTTGGGCTACTACCTGCCCTCGTTCTGGATCAAGCGGCGCATCAAGGCGCGCCAGCACCAGATCGAGCGGGCCCTGCCCGACGTGCTGGACATGCTCACCATCTGCGTGGAATCCGGCCTAGGGCTGGACGCGGCCATGCTGCGGGTGGGGGAGCAGTGGGACAACGTGCTCACTCGGGAGATGGGCCGGGCGGTGCGGGAGATGCGCATGGGCATCAGCCGGGCCGAGGCCCTGCGTCACATGGTGCAGCGGACCGAGGCAGCCGACCTGGGGGCGTTCGTGGCGGTGGTGGTGCAGGCGGAGCAGTTGGGCGTCAGCATCGCTAACGTGCTGCGCACCCAGAGCGACCAGATGCGGGTGATCCGCTGGCAGCGGGCCGAAGAGCGCGCCCGCGGGGCTCCGTTCAAGATGGTCTTCGCCATGGTGTTCCTGATCTTCCCCTCCCTGTTCATAGTGATCCTGGGGCCCTCCATCCCCCGGTTCCAGGAGTTCCTGCAGGGGATGATGCGCTAGAGAGGTGATGATGGTAGATTCGACTAAGCCATGGGGCCGCGACCCCCTGTACTATCAGGGGCTGCAAGCCTCGCAGACGGGGGACTGGCAGAGGGCGGCCCAGGCTTTCAGCCGACTGCTGGAGCAGTATTCGGCCGACGAAGAGGCCAAGGCCGAGTTGCAGCCGCTCCTGGAGGACGCGCGCCTGCGCATGAGCCTGGACCAGCAGTACGCGGCCAAGGTGGCCAAGCCCAGGCGCAAGCCCATACCGGTAGGGAGGTTGCTGGTCTGGTCGGCGATACTGGTACTGGCAGTAGCTCTGGTCTACGTGTTGGTGGCCAGTCGCCAGCCAGCGCCGGTCGAGGGCCAGACCGTGGATGTCGAAGCCACTACGGAAGCCGTGCGCGGCGGGCTGCTGGCTCAGGCCCGGTCGGCCGTGGCGGCCGGCGACTATGCCCAGGCAATCGCCATCCTTCAGGATCTGCTCTCGCGGTTTCCCCTGGACGAGGAGATCAAGGGGCTGCTCCAGTGGGCCAACCAGCGGTGGCAACTGGCTAACCTGTATCAACAGGCGCAGGAGGCGCTGGTAGAGCAGAACTGGGCCGGGGCCGTGGCCCTGCTGGAGGAGATCCAAGCTCAGGACCCGGGCTACCGGGACGTGCCTGGGTTGCTGGAGCAGGCGCGGTTGGGCCAGAGTATGGAAGTAGTGTGGCAGCAGGCCCAGGAGGTCTACGCTCACGGCAACTGGCAGGAAGCGGCCTTCCTCTACGACAGCATCCGGCGTGCCTACCCCAACTACCGTCGCGAAGAGGTGATGACGCGGCTCTACCACTGCTACA
Proteins encoded in this region:
- a CDS encoding GxxExxY protein — translated: MRCLNELTREVIGAAVEVHRALGPGLLESAYEACLAYELGQRGLRFEQQKPIPLVYHQVELDCGYRLDLLVEDAVVVEVKAVEGLLPIHTAQLLSYLKLSGLPVGLLINFNTRVLKDGLRRLVNNYPEGEVHRRGR
- a CDS encoding prepilin peptidase — translated: MMASLLGPVLLALLGDALAAVVNWAADVLPPGDLTPDPSPERRGEADPAPPSFSAKGAGILGSPGALRADRRLLVVAVGLVGGALAGHYLGPTWTAVWLVGWGALLLLVAVIDFEHRLVLNRVLLAAGAVALAASALGVPQAAPLRQAVLGGALGFVGFLAIAALGRGAMGAGDVKLAGFIGLLVGYPAVLNALFAGIVFGGLAALAAILMGRGRKSTIPYAPWLALGAMVALVQMAG
- a CDS encoding secretion system protein, with protein sequence MVEVWVDWLMSQLSVGDSLSRTLLLYAGAIAGLATFCLFLALRDFIGVYSQTSDRLEEIVAMEAAEAEEARSRRKRPGILSRLVMRLSVAPAIARDLERANLALSVPEYVLIMAVLAATGFVFGLLRGSVVLGIMLAGVAIMVLRLWVSRRARLRRLAFARQLNDIINLVVGSLRAGYGPVQALTIVTREMPEPASVEMGRIVREVQLGLSLARALDNSVERLDNDDWSLVVTSIKIQSEVGGNLAEILDTVGHTIRERVRILGEIRVLTTQQRLTGWLLTILPIALAVILYVINPEYMSGLFTPGLPFTLAVMGVLGIVLGGIVIRRIVAIDV
- a CDS encoding type II secretion system F family protein, with amino-acid sequence MVGGLTLLSVLAITMSLRPRRNPITERLLSHAQFSELAEEELQRPFWDRAVLPFLRSLLGLLGRLSPRGNVEAQRRLLLLAGNPGNLSVVDFLGVKLLLAGLFFGLALMSVANTPELSLQSLLILVAAPALGYYLPSFWIKRRIKARQHQIERALPDVLDMLTICVESGLGLDAAMLRVGEQWDNVLTREMGRAVREMRMGISRAEALRHMVQRTEAADLGAFVAVVVQAEQLGVSIANVLRTQSDQMRVIRWQRAEERARGAPFKMVFAMVFLIFPSLFIVILGPSIPRFQEFLQGMMR